From Coraliomargarita parva, one genomic window encodes:
- a CDS encoding transglutaminase family protein, producing the protein MWINATCFLDFHIPVATPFLFMLRPRSGWQQWVGREEYVLNPSVPAVEFTDPFGNLCQRLMAPPGRFSVHTSVDVECAVASDATPGAPFIEVQQLPDETLPFLLPSRYCESDRFSQIAASIVAGRFPGYDQCAAIVDYIRQTTCYTPGAGQDIVSACEVHERTEGVCRDMAHFGIACCRALSIPARMVVGYLENLEPMDLHAWFEAYVGGRWYTFDPTRDDLQGGRVAIAYGRDAADVAIYTQFGDPVELLAMNVSVDRIETSY; encoded by the coding sequence ATGTGGATCAATGCAACCTGTTTTCTTGACTTCCATATTCCGGTTGCGACTCCGTTCCTGTTTATGCTGCGCCCGCGCAGTGGGTGGCAGCAGTGGGTGGGGCGCGAAGAATATGTTTTGAACCCCAGCGTTCCGGCGGTCGAGTTTACCGATCCGTTTGGCAATCTTTGCCAGCGGCTCATGGCCCCGCCTGGTAGATTTTCCGTCCATACTTCGGTTGATGTCGAATGCGCCGTGGCATCCGATGCGACTCCCGGGGCTCCCTTTATCGAGGTGCAACAACTCCCTGACGAAACATTGCCGTTCCTGCTGCCCAGTCGGTATTGCGAATCCGATCGCTTCAGCCAGATTGCGGCTTCGATCGTCGCGGGCCGGTTTCCCGGATACGACCAGTGCGCTGCGATCGTCGATTACATTCGCCAGACGACATGCTACACGCCGGGTGCTGGTCAGGACATTGTGAGTGCCTGCGAGGTCCATGAGAGAACCGAGGGGGTCTGCCGCGACATGGCGCATTTTGGTATTGCCTGTTGTCGCGCACTTTCCATCCCGGCACGGATGGTGGTCGGCTATTTGGAGAATCTTGAACCGATGGATCTGCATGCCTGGTTTGAGGCCTATGTCGGTGGTCGATGGTATACCTTCGATCCCACCCGAGATGACTTGCAGGGTGGGCGTGTGGCGATCGCCTATGGTCGGGACGCCGCGGATGTTGCCATCTACACGCAATTTGGCGACCCGGTAGAGTTACTGGCCATGAATGTAAGTGTGGATCGTATCGAGACGTCTTACTGA
- a CDS encoding Crp/Fnr family transcriptional regulator — MRFLDENLLEHLQRPEFAELYASLTKRSYPKGAFLCQPGMGDNRVFLIAKGRARVYLGYEDKEFNLGILSKGDIYSTHTPAFVQSLEKVEILTTDAMTFRQKMLDDPEVAKSMVGVLGGMLSTSFQIIEGLVFKDVNSRLATLLSSEATRHGVTGPDGIVVQIDLSIEQIANLLGSTRQTVSTLLNELSRKGLIQKLERGKFLIPDPAALECLANPQGF, encoded by the coding sequence ATGAGATTTTTGGATGAGAACCTGTTGGAGCACCTTCAGCGGCCTGAGTTTGCGGAGCTCTATGCTTCCCTGACGAAGCGAAGCTATCCCAAAGGTGCGTTCCTATGTCAGCCGGGCATGGGCGACAACCGGGTGTTCCTCATCGCGAAAGGGCGTGCACGGGTCTACCTCGGCTACGAGGACAAGGAATTCAACCTCGGCATCCTCAGTAAAGGCGACATCTACTCGACCCATACGCCCGCCTTCGTACAGTCTCTGGAAAAGGTCGAGATCCTCACCACGGACGCGATGACCTTCCGGCAAAAGATGCTGGATGACCCGGAAGTCGCCAAATCCATGGTCGGGGTCCTGGGCGGCATGCTCTCCACTTCCTTCCAGATCATTGAGGGCTTGGTCTTCAAGGACGTGAACAGTCGCCTAGCCACCCTGCTCAGTTCGGAAGCTACGCGACACGGTGTCACCGGTCCCGATGGCATCGTGGTGCAAATCGATCTCTCGATCGAACAGATCGCCAACCTGCTCGGCTCCACCCGACAGACCGTCTCTACTCTGCTCAATGAGCTCTCGCGCAAGGGCCTGATCCAGAAACTGGAGCGCGGCAAGTTTCTCATCCCCGATCCGGCCGCACTCGAATGCCTGGCCAATCCGCAGGGGTTTTGA
- a CDS encoding glycoside hydrolase family 36 protein, whose amino-acid sequence MNTTQSELNGLQIVRIPVEEEGLELRLSPLDQQGLMVPRRPDRGENYAVSEKPDRMVQVKLSSDSMSGMFLPGITMQDSMTTLGLKSVATEPSDTEGLSEEVLTTSFITESGLRVCQHLAPTPVEGTLISWTTVANTSDQPLSLELLSSFVLSGITPYAVDDAPGRLKLHRFRSWWSNEGRHECVRLEDIHLIRNWHGNNQIVERFGQVGTMPVRKFFPFVAIEDTEAGVLWGAQLAWAGSWQIEVTRRADSVSISGGLADFEFGHWKKALQPGERFKSPKAHIACVSGGLADLTGRLVQLQEALLPEPPECEKSLPVVFNEWCTNWGSPSHDKTLALARRLQGSGVKYIVIDDGWAKRPPEAKMQSNGDWILDTEKFPHGMRATCDAIREMGFIPGVWFEFEVCNPASEAFRQTAHHLQRDGEALSVGSRRFWDLNDPWVVDYLDEKLIGFLKENGFGYLKVDYNDTFGVGCDHADSLGEGLRHHVEGIHRYFKRIKDILGEFVIENCSSGGHRLEPSMMALSSMSSFSDAHESMNIPIIARQLHHLMPPRQSQIWAVLYTSDSPERFMYSLTATFYGRMCLSGPVHDLSDAQVAIVHRAVAFYESVAMIIREGVTHYLGDTPLDWMEPDGWSGICRLSRDGRAALVVIHEYKQPHSMPREIALPLSGQWALVDGLSDQTTDAPTWDEGRLHLPLGAEYRGYALHLERR is encoded by the coding sequence ATGAACACAACACAGTCTGAACTTAACGGTCTTCAAATCGTTCGAATTCCAGTCGAAGAGGAAGGGCTCGAATTGCGCTTGAGCCCCCTCGATCAGCAGGGCCTCATGGTGCCTCGTCGCCCAGACCGAGGTGAAAACTATGCCGTTTCTGAAAAGCCGGATCGCATGGTTCAGGTCAAGCTGAGCTCGGATTCCATGAGTGGCATGTTTCTGCCTGGGATTACGATGCAGGACAGCATGACGACCCTCGGCTTGAAGTCCGTGGCGACGGAGCCATCGGATACCGAAGGACTTTCGGAGGAGGTGCTTACCACGAGTTTTATCACCGAGTCCGGCTTGCGGGTTTGTCAGCATTTGGCGCCCACTCCTGTCGAGGGCACTTTAATCTCATGGACTACGGTTGCCAATACATCCGATCAGCCCTTGTCGCTCGAGCTTCTGTCCAGTTTTGTCCTTTCGGGGATCACGCCGTATGCGGTGGATGATGCGCCCGGACGTTTAAAGCTGCACCGCTTTCGTTCCTGGTGGAGTAATGAGGGGCGCCATGAATGTGTACGTCTCGAGGACATCCACTTGATACGAAATTGGCACGGAAATAATCAAATCGTCGAGCGTTTCGGTCAGGTTGGCACCATGCCCGTGCGCAAGTTTTTCCCATTTGTGGCCATCGAAGATACGGAAGCCGGTGTGCTCTGGGGTGCGCAATTGGCTTGGGCCGGTTCCTGGCAAATTGAAGTGACTCGACGGGCTGACAGTGTCTCGATCAGTGGAGGTTTGGCCGATTTTGAATTCGGGCATTGGAAGAAAGCACTCCAACCGGGAGAACGTTTTAAAAGCCCCAAAGCACATATCGCTTGCGTGTCAGGTGGCTTGGCTGATTTGACGGGGCGATTGGTCCAACTGCAGGAAGCACTGCTGCCGGAGCCGCCGGAATGCGAAAAGAGTTTACCGGTGGTTTTTAACGAGTGGTGCACCAATTGGGGCTCGCCGAGTCATGACAAGACCCTCGCCCTGGCCAGGCGTTTACAAGGTTCCGGGGTCAAGTATATCGTGATCGATGATGGTTGGGCCAAGCGTCCGCCTGAGGCGAAAATGCAGTCGAATGGCGATTGGATTCTGGATACGGAGAAATTTCCCCATGGGATGCGGGCCACTTGCGATGCGATCCGTGAGATGGGCTTCATTCCCGGTGTATGGTTTGAATTCGAGGTCTGTAATCCAGCCTCGGAGGCATTCCGGCAAACTGCGCACCATTTGCAGCGGGATGGGGAGGCCTTGTCGGTTGGTTCGCGTCGATTCTGGGATTTGAATGACCCCTGGGTTGTAGACTATCTGGATGAAAAGCTGATCGGGTTTCTCAAGGAGAATGGATTCGGCTACCTGAAGGTTGACTATAACGATACCTTTGGAGTCGGCTGCGATCATGCCGACTCGCTGGGTGAGGGACTGCGTCACCACGTGGAGGGGATCCATCGTTATTTTAAGCGTATCAAGGACATCTTGGGTGAGTTTGTCATCGAGAACTGTTCCTCCGGCGGCCACCGTCTCGAGCCGTCTATGATGGCCTTGAGCTCGATGAGCTCGTTTTCGGACGCCCATGAGTCGATGAATATTCCGATTATCGCCCGGCAGTTGCATCACCTGATGCCGCCACGGCAATCGCAGATCTGGGCGGTGCTCTATACCTCTGACAGCCCGGAGCGATTCATGTATTCATTGACCGCAACATTCTACGGGCGCATGTGTCTCTCCGGTCCGGTGCACGATCTCTCGGATGCCCAGGTGGCAATCGTTCACCGCGCGGTGGCCTTTTATGAGTCGGTGGCAATGATCATCCGCGAGGGTGTCACGCATTACCTGGGTGACACGCCGCTGGATTGGATGGAACCCGATGGATGGTCGGGCATCTGTCGGTTGAGCCGGGACGGAAGGGCCGCTTTGGTGGTGATTCATGAGTACAAACAGCCCCATTCGATGCCCCGGGAGATTGCCTTGCCGCTTTCCGGGCAGTGGGCGCTGGTGGATGGCTTGTCGGACCAGACCACCGATGCCCCAACTTGGGACGAGGGGCGTTTACACTTGCCGCTAGGTGCCGAGTATCGAGGTTACGCTCTACATCTGGAACGCAGGTAG
- a CDS encoding FlgD immunoglobulin-like domain containing protein, whose product MKSVPLCLAVSTILVSNAVFAVDFAQGEMLAVPVPESGAPTIDADLSDWTLTAQEPLYISAQTAELMNAEWAVMYDDEALYVSCVAAMPNRPFTNNNNPQDAYWSQDIAQIRFSSDASLKYPLDWNRDEESDRIVHASFWTNTQTGQPFIALQFGTKFKQGSSINPEGSAIAMDVASSDHYVLEAKIPWSAVNVPEGKNPFKVGETGVFTAESLWIGGDKSRSLVNYNKHPGTFAFRSPNTWGKLKYVAKAPAERLSPSMETIIADAKAELQVEPAKVGVPFTVEVPGDGLKVSVNIVDENGAVVREVIAAESHPKGPLTVYWDGRDAFMKSLPVGEYRWAAYFRKPIKAVYQGGVGSSGIPFYKTLDNKGGWGGDHSDPIDVTTDADHIYFLWSVAEAGQSLVKTDKDGKVVWRKDPFVGGGFGPFYSIAENDKYIFLSRSDSGVLADDDKVSVRLVRLLKDTGALTVWDPATRSDEIEVVVADNKLLPKETIASPIPKPSGKYSPLYTDGLARQPDGAGMAAEDEKVYVGSYGAGKIFVMDTESGEQLDVLDCPGVRGVSLAPNGDLYAVSFPEVGKGAVVKFAHAKGTSTTVINQNLEAPWDVSVHKDGSIYVSDLGKSQRVKVFNHKGQAVDAIGNEGGRLWQGAYDPEAISFLRPAGLAIDRDGSLLVTESSPPKVFSKIDLENGKLENRWYGPGVYWNGTWPMPDNPRNVFYQLVHAIGRADLGGEGKVGVPNAYWDLAEAGYEHVGNIEGAIPQPEVLYADNGKLYFVKDSKQHMIAVFEGDTMRPIALWEPQDRDDNGRHLPMDKRWVRAWIDENADGMEQDSEVHEWRKLADDDMIGGMTHSTAGLHMEPNGDLYFTTQSNRIVRVPATGFDDKGQIQWDLSKAHKAVPVVFPGQDKVFTTYRTGLLGTRLDSEGNIYVAFNHSLPGEGGKYDFADEATAKRMKEGMGHTSRFNVVKFAKFNPEGELIWMAGRKATAGAKPGEMYHHWNMAGIVGDEYIASGSEWGQIYFYTKDGFFVDALMNNPGDPSGPGPYTFGGETSGGRVAYFEDSGEVWAYSSGMAYKVEGFKDGRVENESRSYGTVELDKVYALAGADAVADPIQIVSLNGDHALASDAWKNVPVSSLTRNDEDLAEAQFVYNDEFLFARIQVVDATPLENGAIENKLAFKGGDSVGFVLGPKGERKDPELGDVRIMAASIQGEPRVIAMKAVSEQHKQPDVYETPAAGRWEFDFVGEVPGAKVGFEEVDGGYVATIAVPREFLEFDLESDELIGDVEVRLSGAGQRGLQAVSRNYLFTPSTSSTTMVDDVPTEARLYPEYWGEVQVK is encoded by the coding sequence TTGAAGTCTGTTCCCCTCTGTCTCGCGGTAAGCACAATTCTAGTCTCTAATGCGGTATTTGCGGTCGATTTCGCCCAGGGCGAAATGCTGGCGGTGCCTGTTCCTGAGTCGGGTGCGCCGACAATTGATGCCGATTTGTCGGATTGGACCCTGACGGCTCAGGAGCCGCTGTACATCTCCGCCCAGACGGCGGAACTTATGAATGCCGAATGGGCGGTCATGTATGATGACGAAGCCCTTTATGTGTCCTGTGTGGCTGCGATGCCGAATCGCCCCTTCACCAATAACAATAACCCGCAGGATGCCTATTGGTCGCAGGATATCGCGCAAATACGCTTTAGCTCCGATGCCTCTTTGAAGTATCCGCTGGATTGGAATCGCGATGAGGAAAGCGACCGGATAGTGCACGCTAGTTTCTGGACCAATACGCAAACCGGGCAGCCGTTTATTGCGCTTCAGTTTGGAACGAAATTTAAACAGGGCAGTTCTATTAACCCGGAAGGCTCCGCCATCGCCATGGATGTGGCATCCTCGGATCATTATGTCTTGGAAGCGAAAATTCCCTGGTCGGCGGTGAATGTGCCGGAGGGGAAGAATCCATTTAAAGTTGGTGAGACGGGTGTTTTCACGGCGGAGTCTCTTTGGATCGGTGGAGATAAGTCACGTTCCTTAGTCAATTACAACAAGCATCCGGGCACCTTTGCATTCCGTAGTCCGAATACGTGGGGTAAACTCAAGTACGTTGCCAAAGCACCTGCTGAACGACTCAGTCCAAGCATGGAAACCATTATTGCCGATGCCAAGGCGGAGTTGCAAGTCGAGCCCGCAAAAGTCGGGGTGCCCTTTACGGTTGAAGTGCCGGGCGATGGCTTGAAAGTTTCCGTCAATATCGTGGATGAAAATGGCGCCGTGGTGCGCGAGGTGATTGCAGCAGAGTCACATCCGAAAGGCCCACTGACTGTCTACTGGGATGGTCGCGACGCTTTCATGAAGTCACTGCCTGTCGGTGAATACCGCTGGGCTGCTTATTTCCGCAAGCCGATCAAGGCGGTCTATCAGGGCGGCGTCGGTTCCTCGGGCATTCCTTTTTACAAGACTCTGGACAACAAAGGCGGATGGGGGGGCGACCACTCCGATCCGATCGATGTGACGACGGATGCGGATCATATCTATTTCCTCTGGTCTGTGGCGGAAGCGGGGCAGTCTCTCGTGAAAACGGATAAGGACGGCAAAGTCGTCTGGCGCAAGGATCCCTTTGTAGGTGGTGGTTTTGGCCCGTTCTATTCGATTGCCGAAAATGACAAGTATATCTTCCTTTCACGCTCCGACAGCGGAGTGTTGGCCGATGATGATAAAGTTTCGGTGCGTCTCGTGCGTTTGCTCAAAGACACGGGCGCGTTGACTGTCTGGGACCCCGCTACACGTAGCGACGAAATCGAGGTCGTCGTCGCGGACAATAAACTCCTTCCGAAGGAAACGATTGCTTCACCGATTCCGAAGCCCAGTGGCAAATACTCGCCACTTTACACGGATGGACTGGCGCGCCAACCAGATGGCGCTGGCATGGCGGCGGAGGATGAAAAGGTTTACGTAGGCAGCTACGGTGCCGGTAAGATTTTCGTGATGGATACTGAAAGTGGTGAGCAACTGGATGTGCTCGATTGCCCCGGTGTTCGAGGTGTATCACTGGCACCCAATGGTGACCTCTATGCGGTTTCCTTCCCGGAAGTCGGAAAGGGGGCAGTCGTGAAGTTTGCCCATGCAAAAGGAACGTCCACAACTGTCATCAATCAAAACTTGGAAGCCCCGTGGGATGTCTCAGTTCACAAAGACGGCAGCATCTATGTCAGTGATCTTGGAAAGTCACAACGCGTTAAAGTCTTTAATCACAAAGGACAAGCTGTCGACGCCATTGGCAACGAGGGTGGGCGTCTTTGGCAGGGCGCATATGATCCTGAAGCAATTTCTTTCCTGCGCCCAGCAGGTTTGGCGATCGATCGCGATGGCAGCCTTTTGGTGACTGAGTCTTCTCCGCCCAAAGTCTTCTCGAAGATTGACCTCGAAAACGGCAAACTTGAAAACCGCTGGTATGGACCCGGCGTCTACTGGAATGGCACATGGCCCATGCCGGACAACCCGCGCAACGTCTTTTATCAACTGGTGCATGCCATCGGTCGTGCCGATCTCGGCGGCGAAGGAAAAGTCGGCGTGCCGAACGCCTACTGGGACCTTGCCGAAGCGGGTTATGAACACGTGGGGAATATCGAAGGTGCCATTCCGCAGCCTGAGGTTCTTTATGCCGATAACGGAAAACTCTATTTTGTCAAAGACTCCAAGCAGCACATGATTGCGGTGTTTGAAGGAGACACTATGCGTCCGATCGCCTTGTGGGAGCCGCAAGATCGGGATGATAATGGCAGGCATTTACCCATGGATAAGCGCTGGGTTCGTGCTTGGATCGACGAAAATGCGGATGGCATGGAGCAAGACTCCGAAGTGCACGAGTGGCGCAAGCTGGCCGATGATGACATGATTGGTGGGATGACACATTCGACCGCGGGCCTGCATATGGAGCCGAATGGTGACCTTTACTTTACGACCCAGAGTAACCGGATTGTTCGCGTGCCGGCCACGGGTTTTGATGATAAGGGGCAGATCCAATGGGATCTCTCCAAAGCGCATAAGGCGGTTCCGGTCGTTTTTCCGGGACAAGATAAAGTTTTTACGACCTACCGCACCGGTCTGCTTGGCACACGCCTCGATTCCGAAGGCAATATTTACGTGGCCTTCAATCACAGTTTACCGGGTGAGGGCGGCAAATATGACTTCGCGGATGAAGCCACGGCCAAACGAATGAAGGAAGGCATGGGCCACACCTCGCGCTTTAACGTCGTTAAGTTTGCAAAATTCAATCCTGAGGGTGAACTCATCTGGATGGCGGGCCGTAAGGCGACTGCCGGTGCCAAGCCGGGGGAGATGTATCACCACTGGAATATGGCTGGCATCGTCGGTGATGAATATATCGCCTCCGGTAGCGAGTGGGGGCAGATTTACTTCTACACCAAGGACGGCTTCTTCGTCGACGCCCTGATGAACAACCCCGGCGATCCCTCCGGCCCTGGACCTTATACCTTCGGTGGCGAAACCAGCGGGGGCCGCGTGGCTTACTTTGAAGACAGCGGCGAAGTCTGGGCCTACTCTTCGGGCATGGCTTACAAGGTCGAAGGCTTCAAGGATGGTCGGGTCGAAAACGAGAGTCGCAGCTACGGCACCGTCGAGCTCGATAAAGTCTATGCGCTGGCTGGAGCGGATGCGGTGGCCGATCCGATTCAGATTGTTTCGCTCAATGGAGATCACGCTCTCGCCTCGGACGCGTGGAAGAATGTCCCGGTTTCCTCTCTGACCCGCAATGATGAAGACTTGGCTGAAGCACAATTTGTCTACAACGACGAGTTCCTCTTTGCACGCATCCAAGTGGTCGATGCGACGCCGCTTGAAAACGGTGCAATTGAAAACAAGCTCGCCTTCAAGGGCGGCGACAGTGTGGGCTTTGTGCTTGGGCCAAAGGGGGAGCGTAAGGATCCGGAACTCGGCGATGTGCGTATCATGGCGGCCTCCATTCAGGGCGAGCCACGGGTGATTGCCATGAAGGCGGTGTCCGAGCAGCACAAACAGCCTGATGTGTATGAAACACCGGCTGCAGGCCGTTGGGAGTTCGACTTCGTTGGCGAAGTTCCGGGAGCCAAGGTCGGCTTCGAAGAGGTCGATGGCGGCTATGTCGCCACCATTGCGGTGCCACGTGAATTCCTTGAATTCGACCTTGAGAGTGACGAACTGATCGGCGACGTCGAAGTTCGCCTTTCTGGTGCGGGCCAACGGGGATTGCAGGCAGTCAGCCGCAATTATCTTTTCACACCCTCCACTTCGTCGACGACAATGGTAGATGACGTGCCGACAGAAGCCCGCCTGTATCCTGAATACTGGGGGGAAGTGCAGGTGAAGTAA